One window of the Fuerstiella sp. genome contains the following:
- a CDS encoding sugar nucleotide-binding protein: MKRLAIVGVDTFVGSSAMIYFDGTREVSGVQLTEQTAVSDLCRSCSDMIVCGDASLSSWDEAFGCFQRDRKLIPAYCRMASEAGVRVVYISSDAIFGGPWVFHDDHSPQIRDAPVARQLQSIEQIVLKNSRNLVIRTNAIADVSGSWLNQLRQSFQAKIPQRLLANQFATPLAASRFSLLLDHILQTDAAGVVHLAGAERLSPWNFATQLARAESVSVQCVAPFIAQEPREQSLRCSRARQEFRLRMPTLSQTITELTMSPASSRRVA, translated from the coding sequence GTGAAACGTTTGGCCATTGTTGGCGTCGATACATTCGTCGGGTCTTCGGCGATGATTTATTTCGACGGTACGCGCGAGGTGAGTGGTGTACAGCTTACCGAACAAACGGCTGTTTCGGATCTCTGTCGCAGCTGTTCGGACATGATCGTGTGTGGAGACGCTTCCCTGTCATCGTGGGACGAAGCGTTTGGTTGCTTTCAGCGGGATCGTAAACTTATTCCGGCGTATTGCAGGATGGCTTCGGAGGCCGGCGTCCGTGTCGTGTATATATCCAGCGATGCGATCTTTGGAGGTCCTTGGGTGTTTCACGATGATCATAGTCCGCAGATTCGAGATGCGCCTGTTGCCCGTCAGCTGCAGTCGATTGAACAGATTGTGCTGAAGAATTCAAGGAACCTTGTGATTCGTACGAATGCAATCGCGGATGTGAGTGGTTCATGGCTCAATCAGCTTCGGCAGTCGTTCCAGGCAAAGATTCCTCAGCGTCTGCTGGCAAATCAATTTGCCACGCCTCTGGCTGCCAGTCGGTTCTCACTGCTGCTTGACCACATCCTGCAGACCGATGCTGCCGGAGTCGTGCATCTGGCCGGAGCAGAACGGTTGAGTCCCTGGAATTTTGCCACACAGTTGGCCCGGGCAGAATCGGTGAGTGTTCAGTGTGTGGCTCCGTTCATCGCACAGGAGCCTCGGGAACAGTCGTTACGCTGTTCGCGCGCCCGGCAGGAATTCCGGCTGCGCATGCCAACACTCAGCCAAACCATTACGGAACTCACGATGTCGCCAGCTTCCAGTCGTCGGGTTGCTTAG